The Temnothorax longispinosus isolate EJ_2023e chromosome 4, Tlon_JGU_v1, whole genome shotgun sequence genome has a window encoding:
- the LOC139811480 gene encoding uncharacterized protein, translating to MQIQAPANSGSEFFNYKKYFSLVLMASCDALYKFTWVDIGQYGFVSDGGVWNNSALAMLWSMKKLPPLKMLPGSHIKFPHVFVADEAFPLKPYLMRPYPRAALQDKQRVFNYRLSRARRVIENTFGILVSRWRILRRCLCNNPHNAQIIFQALVCLHNFVRTEENKETPQHHCKHVYSNGTHPASYLNISTQFLELGGLKKVKQGCIGLDESVPIIQLEYLLSSGIHFAITSFRKLVKKLLLGSINEHSAVLS from the exons ATGCAAATTCAAGCTCCTGCCAATTCTGGTTCTGAATTCtttaattacaagaaatacTTCAGCCTTGTATTGATGGCTTCTTGCGACGCGTTATATAAGTTTACATGGGTAGATATAGGACAATAtg GTTTTGTGAGTGATGGAGGAGTGTGGAATAATTCTGCACTTGCTATGCTTTGGAGCATGAAGAAACTTCCTCCTCTTAAAATGTTGCCCGGAAGTCACATAAAATTTCCTCACGTATTTGTGGCAGATGAGGCATTTCCGCTCAAACCGTATCTCATGAGGCCTTATCCGCGAGCTGCCTTGCAGGATAAACAGCGAGTCTTCAATTATAGACTCTCCCGTGCTCGAAGAGTTATAGAGAACACTTTCGGCATTCTCGTATCTCGATGGCGCATTCTCAGAAGGTGCTTATGCAATAATCCTCACAATgcacaaattatatttcaagctTTGGTATGCCTGCATAATTTTGTGAGgacagaagaaaataaagagacACCTCAGCATC ATTGCAAGCACGTGTACTCCAACGGGACTCACCCCGCCTCTTACCTTAATATTTCTACACAATTCCTGGAACTTGGCGGACTGAAGAAAGTGAAACAAGGCTGCATAGGATTGGACGAGTCGGTGCCAATAATCCAACTAGAATATCTGCTCAGCTCCGGGATACACTTTGCGATTACTTCATTTCGGAAGCTGGTGAAGAAGCTGCTCCTTGGCAGTATCAACGAGCATTCCGCGGTGTTATCATAA